CCGTCGTCGCGATGACGGCGACGGCATTCTTCACCCCCGACGGTGACGGCTTCGCGCCGACCGCGATCGCCCGCGGCCCGTGGGGAAAGACGATCAGCGGCAACTACGTCGGCGGGTTGCTGGGACACGTGCTCGACCGGGCGGTCGACGATCCCGACCTGCAGCCGGCCCGGCTGACCGTCGACCTGTGCCGGCCCGCGGCGCTGGCTCCCGTGCAGGCCTCGACCGAGACGATCCGCTCCGGTCGGCGGCTGCGGCTGGTGGACGCGGTGCTACGGCAGGGCGATGCGGTGGTCGCCCGGGCCCGGGCGTTGTTCCTGCGCCGCGGCGATCAGCCCGACGACCGGATCTGGACCGGCCCGATCAGCATGCCGCCGCCCCCGCCGGTGCCCGACCCGATCCCGCCCGGGCTCACCCAGCTGGTCTGGGCCTTCGGCCGCGCGGACCTGCCGCCCGACCCCGCCCAGGGCCTGGTCCCGTGGCAGCACACCGGCCCGAAACACCTGTGGGTCCGCGACCTGCTGCCGCTGGTCGACGGCGCCGAGCTGACCCCGTTCACCCGGGCCGCGATGGTCGGCGACATGGCCAGCTCGCTGACCCACTTCGGCCCCAACGGACTGCAGTTCATCAACGCCGACTACACGCTGGCGCTGGCGCGGCTGCCGCGCGGCCCGTACCTGGGGCTGACGGCGCTGACCCACGTGAGTGACGCCGGGGTGGCCACCGGCACCGCGGCCCTCGTCGACGAGAACGGCCCGATCGGCACCGTCGTCGCCAACGCGGTCTCGATGCCGGGCTTCAACCCGCCGACCCCCAAGGACTACGCGGGCTGATCAGCGCGGCTGCAGGATGACCACCGGGATCTCCCGGTTGGCCCAGCTCTGATAGGTGTCGAAGTCGGCGTAGGCGTCCACCAGCTTCGGCCACAGCCGGGCCCGCTCCTCCGGGTCGGCGGTCACCGCGCGCACGGCGCGGCGCTCCCGGCCGATCTCGACGTAGGCCTCCGGGTTGGCCACCAGGTTGCGGTACCACTGCGGGTGGTCGTCACGCCCGCCCTGGGAGGCCACCACCACGATGTCGGGCCCGTCGGTGATGTACACCAGCGGGGTGACGAAGCGTTTGCCGGACTTGCGGCCGACGTGCTCGAGCAGCAGCGTCGGCACCGGCTTCTTGAACCCGGCGCCGATCCGCCACTTGGAGCCGATCCGCCCGCCGGTCAGCCGGTACACCGCGACGTGAGCCTTGCCGCCGTACTTCATGATCTTGCTGACCCACGGCGAATTCAGTTGTGCGGGTTTGTTCTTCGGATCCATTACAGGTCCTTCAAGCTTTCTCTGAGGTACTGCGCGGTGTAACCGGAAACCGGCATCGGGTCCATG
The window above is part of the Mycolicibacterium hassiacum DSM 44199 genome. Proteins encoded here:
- a CDS encoding nitroreductase family deazaflavin-dependent oxidoreductase, which codes for MDPKNKPAQLNSPWVSKIMKYGGKAHVAVYRLTGGRIGSKWRIGAGFKKPVPTLLLEHVGRKSGKRFVTPLVYITDGPDIVVVASQGGRDDHPQWYRNLVANPEAYVEIGRERRAVRAVTADPEERARLWPKLVDAYADFDTYQSWANREIPVVILQPR
- a CDS encoding acyl-CoA thioesterase domain-containing protein: MTATAFFTPDGDGFAPTAIARGPWGKTISGNYVGGLLGHVLDRAVDDPDLQPARLTVDLCRPAALAPVQASTETIRSGRRLRLVDAVLRQGDAVVARARALFLRRGDQPDDRIWTGPISMPPPPPVPDPIPPGLTQLVWAFGRADLPPDPAQGLVPWQHTGPKHLWVRDLLPLVDGAELTPFTRAAMVGDMASSLTHFGPNGLQFINADYTLALARLPRGPYLGLTALTHVSDAGVATGTAALVDENGPIGTVVANAVSMPGFNPPTPKDYAG